The Candidatus Bathyarchaeota archaeon genome includes a region encoding these proteins:
- a CDS encoding DUF302 domain-containing protein — MKYYIEKTTEYGFDEAIEKVTEELKKEGFGVLTEIDVQATLKKKLDVNFKKYQILGACNPPFAHEALIAENKIGAMLPCNVIVQELDNGKTEVAAVDPVASMLAVQNDKLSAIAEEIRSKLQKVIESV, encoded by the coding sequence ATGAAGTATTATATTGAAAAAACAACAGAGTACGGTTTCGATGAAGCTATCGAAAAAGTAACCGAAGAACTGAAAAAAGAAGGTTTCGGGGTGTTGACCGAAATTGATGTACAGGCTACTTTAAAAAAGAAGCTGGACGTAAATTTCAAAAAATACCAGATTTTAGGGGCTTGCAATCCACCCTTTGCTCATGAAGCATTGATAGCGGAAAACAAAATCGGAGCCATGCTTCCCTGCAATGTAATTGTGCAGGAGCTGGATAATGGCAAAACAGAAGTAGCTGCCGTTGACCCGGTGGCTTCCATGCTGGCGGTTCAAAACGACAAATTAAGTGCAATTGCCGAAGAAATCAGGTCGAAACTTCAAAAGGTAATTGAAAGCGTATAA
- a CDS encoding thioredoxin family protein yields the protein MKIIIAATKTKTCAYRKNLEKQLQDAGLEYEVMHFEDHPELIDKYKIKTSPLLIVDDEVVSFGKPEHNIITELKNKKS from the coding sequence ATGAAAATTATTATAGCAGCTACCAAAACCAAAACATGCGCATACCGGAAAAATCTTGAAAAACAACTGCAAGATGCCGGATTAGAATATGAAGTAATGCACTTTGAAGACCATCCGGAATTAATAGATAAGTATAAAATAAAAACATCGCCGCTTTTAATTGTGGATGATGAAGTAGTGTCTTTTGGAAAGCCGGAACATAACATAATCACAGAATTGAAAAACAAAAAATCATGA